The following proteins are encoded in a genomic region of Fusarium oxysporum f. sp. lycopersici 4287 chromosome 1, whole genome shotgun sequence:
- a CDS encoding exoglucanase type C translates to MYRIVATASALIAAARAQQVCSLNTETKPALTWSKCTSSGCSDVKGSVVIDANWRWTHQTSGSTNCYTGNKWDTSICPDGKTCADKCCLDGADYAGTYGITSSGNQLSLGFVTNGPYSKNIGSRTYLMENENTYQMFQLLGNEFTFDVDVSGIGCGLNGALYFVSMDEDGGKAKYSGNKAGAKYGTGYCDAQCPRDVKFINGVANSEGWKPSASDVNAGVGNLGTCCPEMDIWEANSISTAFTPHPCTKLTQHSCTGDSCGGTYSSDRYGGTCDADGCDFNAYRQGNKTFYGPGSNFNIDTTKKMTVVTQFHKGSNGRLSEITRLYVQNGKVIANSESKIAGNPGSSLTSDFCSKQKSVFGDIDDFTKKGGWNGMSDALSAPMVLVMSLWHDHHSNMLWLDSTYPTDSTKVGSQRGSCAITSGKPSDLERDVPNSKVSFSNIKFGPIGSTYKSDGTTPNPPASSSTTGSSTPTNPPAGSVDQWGQCGGQNYSGPTTCKSPFTCKKINDFYSQCQ, encoded by the exons ATGTATCGCATCGTCGCAACCGCCTCGGCTCTTATTGCCGCTGCTCGGGCTCAACAGGTCTGCTCTTTGAACACCGAGACCAAGCCTGCCTTGACCTGGTCCAAGTGTACATCCAGCGGCTGCAGCGATGTCAAGGGCTCCGTTGTTATTGATGCCAACTGGCGATGGACTCACCAGACTTCTGGGTCTACCAACTGTTACACCGGAAACAAGTGGGACACCTCCATCTGCCCTGATGGCAAGACCTGCGCCGACAAGTGCTGTCTTGATGGCGCCGACTATGCTGGTACCTACGGAATCACCTCCAGCGGCAACCAGCTCAGTCTTGGATTCGTCACCAACGGTCCCTACAGCAAGAACATCGGCAGCCGAACCTACCTCATGGAGAACGAGAACACCTACCAGATGTTCCAGCTTCTGGGCAACGAGTTCACCTTTGATGTCGATGTCTCTGGTATCGGCTGCGGTCTGAACGGTGCCCTCTACTTCGTCAGCATGGACGAGGATGGTGGCAAGGCCAAGTACTCCGGAAACAAGGCCGGAGCCAAGTACGGAACTGGCTACTGTGATGCCCAGTGCCCTCGTgatgtcaagttcatcaacgGAGTT GCCAACTCTGAAGGCTGGAAGCCCTCTGCCAGTGATGTCAACGCTGGTGTTGGTAATCTGGGCACCTGCTGCCCCGAGATGGATATCTGGGAGGCCAACTCCATCTCCACCGCCTTCACTCCTCATCCTTGCACCAAGCTCACACAGCACTCTTGCACTGGCGACTCTTGTGGTGGAACCTACTCTAGTGACCGATATGGCGGTACTTGCGATGCCGACGGTTGTGATTTCAACGCCTACCGCCAGGGCAACAAGACCTTCTACGGTCCTGGATCCAACTTCAACATCGACaccaccaagaagatgaCTGTTGTCACTCAGTTCCACAAGGGTAGCAACGGACGTCTTTCTGAGATCACCCGTCTGTACGTCCAGAACGGCAAGGTCATTGCCAACTCTGAGTCCAAGATTGCAGGCAACCCCGGTAGCTCTCTCACCTCTGACTTCTGCTCCAAGCAGAAGAGCGTCTTTGGCGATATCGATGACTTCACTAAGAAGGGTGGCTGGAACGGCATGAGCGATGCTCTCTCTGCCCCCATGGTTCTTGTTATGTCTCTCTGGCACGAC CACCACTCCAACATGCTCTGGCTCGACTCTACCTACCCAACCGACTCTACCAAGGTTGGATCTCAACGAGGTTCTTGCGCTATCACCTCTGGCAAGCCCTCCGACCTTGAGCGAGATGTCCCCAACTCCAAGGTttccttctccaacatcaagTTCGGTCCCATCGGAAGCACCTACAAGAGCGACGGCACCACCCCCAACCCCCctgccagcagcagcaccacTGGTTCTTCCACTCCCACCAACCCCCCTGCCGGCAGCGTCGACCAATGGGGACAGTGCGGTGGCCAGAACTACAGCGGCCCCACGACCTGCAAGTCTCCTTTCACCTGCAAGAAGATCAACGACTTCTACTCCCAGTGCCAGTAA
- a CDS encoding methylisocitrate lyase, which produces MSSQGEDVCTTITARKLLRQRIEAGGFILAPGVHDGFSARIALETGAGVTASVHGCADLGIATLNDMRRSAEMIASLSPFTPVIADADTGYGGPIMVARTVEQYSRSGVGALHIEDQVQTKRCGHLAGKVLVDLKEYLARIRAAVQARRRIESDIVIIARTDSIQKHGYEEALAGSVLHAMLELMLLSLRVFVLLNMVENSVTPKISAKEAKGLGFSMMIVPLATLAPAYTAIKAGLQKLKETGLADTELTPQDLFRVCGLDESMKIDEEAGASNFEGGVD; this is translated from the exons ATGAGCTCACAAGGAGAAGATGTCTGTACAACTATCACTGCGCGGAAGTTGTTACGCCAAAGGATAGAAGCGGGTGGTTTCATCCTTGCTCCAGGTGTACACGATGGATTCTCTGCGCGCATTGCGCTCGAG ACTGGGGCAGGAGTCACGGCATCCGTTCACGGATGTGCTGACCTAGGGATCGCAACACTGAACGACATGCGGCGGAGCGCAGAAATGATCGCCAGTTTGTCACCATTTACGCCTGTCATTGCCGACGCGGACACCGGATACGGCGGACCAATCATGGTGGCACGTACGGTTGAACAGTATTCGCGCTCAGGTGTCGGGGCGCTACATATCGAAGACCAGGTGCAGACCAAGCGATGCGGTCATCTCGCTGGAAAGGTCCTGGTGGACTTGAAAGAGTATTTGGCCCGTATACGGGCTGCCGTGCAAGCACGCCGAAGGATTGAAAGCGATATAGTCATCATTGCACGAACAGATTCCATCCAGAAGCATGGATATGAAGAAGCACTGGCAGGCTCCGTGCTGCACGCGATGCTGgagctgatgctgctttCCCTGAGGGTCTTTG TTTTGCTGAATATGGTGGAGAATAGCGTCACGCCGAAAATCTCAGCtaaagaagcaaaaggctTGGGGTTCAGCATGATGATTGTGCCGCTGGCCACGCTGGCTCCGGCTTATACTGCAATCAAGGCTGGTCTGCAAAAGCTGAAGGAAACAGGTTTAGCAGATACCGAGCTTACACCACAG GACCTATTCCGAGTATGCGGGCTCGATGAGTCGATGAAGATTGATGAGGAGGCTGGAGCTTCCAACTTTGAAGGTGGCGTGGACTGA